Proteins from a genomic interval of Bifidobacterium longum subsp. infantis ATCC 15697 = JCM 1222 = DSM 20088:
- a CDS encoding ATP-binding protein, translating to MTSSPEPLLPARMPLMRPRQGRWLTGVCKGIALHLGIGVAWIRIAFIALTFLYGAGIIAYVFLWVFMPAGDPVTAAARTVPVDQAPLARGNQSLAAHDDESAAAPESLSEAIQRAPKPAVVALAGFALMATGLLLTSTGADVQIVLPLLVGLGGIALAWMNLSPRGTQLLSMLGGIALIFMGWALYVHNVSIPGWGASPRRIVASGFMMIVGIVVAVMPWANAMLQRLTHEQALKEREEERADMTAHLHDGVLQTLALIQLHSEESTTVFALARSQERELREWLYQERSTSDRSVGAGLKQIAAEVEDEHGKPIEVVTVGDARPSAQTDALLDATRQALVNAVTHGGEPVSLYCEASDTMVEVFVRDHGEGFDMDAIPPDRLGIRESIIGRIKRRGGTVEIVSRAGWGTEVRMHMPIALKAAQGEHR from the coding sequence ATGACGTCATCTCCCGAACCATTGCTGCCTGCGCGCATGCCGTTGATGCGCCCCCGGCAGGGCCGTTGGCTCACCGGTGTGTGCAAGGGCATCGCCCTGCACTTGGGCATCGGCGTGGCATGGATTCGGATTGCGTTCATCGCACTGACCTTCCTCTACGGCGCAGGCATCATCGCTTATGTATTCCTGTGGGTGTTCATGCCCGCCGGAGACCCGGTGACGGCTGCAGCTCGCACAGTGCCCGTTGATCAGGCGCCGCTTGCGCGAGGCAATCAGTCACTTGCCGCCCATGACGACGAATCGGCTGCCGCACCGGAATCATTGTCCGAGGCCATCCAACGTGCTCCGAAACCGGCCGTCGTGGCATTGGCCGGTTTCGCGTTGATGGCCACCGGACTGCTGCTCACCAGCACCGGTGCGGATGTCCAGATTGTGCTTCCGCTGCTGGTAGGGTTGGGCGGCATCGCACTGGCATGGATGAATCTTAGTCCGCGAGGCACGCAGCTGTTGTCTATGTTGGGCGGCATCGCACTGATTTTCATGGGATGGGCATTGTATGTGCATAATGTCAGCATTCCTGGGTGGGGCGCCTCTCCTCGACGCATTGTTGCCAGCGGATTCATGATGATCGTCGGTATCGTGGTGGCAGTGATGCCGTGGGCGAACGCGATGCTGCAACGACTCACCCACGAGCAGGCATTGAAGGAGCGCGAAGAGGAGCGCGCGGACATGACCGCCCATCTGCATGATGGCGTGCTGCAAACGTTGGCGCTGATTCAGCTGCACTCCGAGGAATCGACCACCGTATTCGCCCTGGCGCGTAGCCAAGAGCGCGAGCTGCGCGAATGGCTGTATCAGGAACGTTCCACATCGGATCGTTCGGTGGGAGCCGGATTGAAGCAGATCGCCGCCGAAGTGGAGGACGAGCACGGCAAGCCGATTGAGGTGGTCACCGTGGGCGACGCGCGGCCGAGCGCCCAGACCGATGCGCTGCTGGACGCCACCCGTCAGGCGTTGGTCAATGCGGTCACGCATGGCGGCGAGCCGGTGTCTTTGTATTGCGAGGCCAGCGACACGATGGTTGAAGTGTTCGTGCGCGACCATGGCGAAGGCTTCGATATGGACGCCATTCCGCCCGACCGGCTGGGCATCCGCGAATCGATTATCGGCCGCATCAAACGGCGCGGCGGTACAGTGGAGATAGTGTCCAGAGCCGGCTGGGGCACCGAGGTCAGAATGCATATGCCGATCGCGCTGAAAGCGGCGCAGGGAGAACATCGATGA
- a CDS encoding LuxR C-terminal-related transcriptional regulator — protein MSENETAKIRVAVVDDHEMFRAGVIATLRDSFDIVGQAADVPGSVAMIAQTKPQVVLLDVHVPGGEGGGGAEILAKSRSYSPTTVFLALSVSDAPQDVGAVIRAGAQGYVTKTITGADLISSIKQVHEGYAVFSPKLAGFVLSAFQGVPAAGSDGGADGAARAHDEELDRLSAREQEVMRLIARGYTYKEVAAELFISIKTVETHVSSVLRKLQLSNRTELTRWAADRRIV, from the coding sequence ATGAGCGAGAACGAGACAGCCAAGATTCGTGTGGCCGTGGTCGATGACCATGAGATGTTCCGTGCGGGCGTAATCGCCACATTGCGCGATTCCTTCGATATCGTCGGCCAAGCGGCGGACGTGCCCGGTTCGGTGGCGATGATCGCACAGACCAAGCCGCAAGTGGTGTTGCTGGATGTGCATGTGCCCGGCGGTGAAGGTGGCGGCGGTGCCGAGATCCTCGCCAAATCGCGCTCCTACTCCCCTACTACCGTGTTTCTGGCGTTGTCGGTTTCGGATGCGCCGCAGGATGTGGGGGCGGTGATTCGTGCCGGCGCCCAGGGCTATGTGACCAAGACGATTACCGGCGCTGATTTGATTTCATCCATCAAGCAGGTGCATGAGGGCTATGCCGTGTTCTCGCCAAAACTGGCCGGTTTTGTGCTTTCGGCCTTCCAGGGTGTGCCGGCGGCGGGGTCTGATGGCGGCGCTGATGGTGCGGCACGGGCTCATGATGAGGAGCTGGACCGGCTGTCCGCCCGCGAGCAGGAGGTCATGCGGCTGATCGCGCGTGGTTACACGTATAAAGAGGTGGCGGCCGAACTGTTCATTTCGATCAAGACGGTCGAAACGCACGTGAGCTCGGTGCTGCGAAAGCTTCAGCTTTCGAATCGCACCGAGCTCACCCGCTGGGCCGCCGATAGGCGCATTGTGTGA
- a CDS encoding DUF4037 domain-containing protein, translating to MADDAMDARLEQALLGMQAKHAHDFDAPENGPAAQGGNELHDFDVNEFLHGLDAIFDAHNAAEKAGPYLEQAAVDAENAGDEAGLLTVLNETMGFYRSQGRHKENQWIVQRALELALHMGLEGTESWATTLINCATAMRAAKRYDQAEDLYHQALDCANKNFAPNDRRLAALHNNLSMLYSETNRLPQAEIELRQALHIVEAASVNPDADIDVASSNTNLALVLLQESKLKEAHIHATKALTIYETGKLTHSAHYASALAGCAQVLYVEHRYGEAASHYRSALAVIAECYGKDTDYYRVTEANLREAEAQIGNDDVHAANSADATSTETNTNTDATAEIAVSGLKLARAFWTQVGKPMITAQYPQYVGRIAAGLVGHGSECYGFDDAYSQDHDFGPRFCLWLTDDDYEAIGEQLEADYEALPRGFTMDAQGRVTFIDIPFSPTTPRAQGANRRDGVFRIGDFFESITGYRTAPAQTAPHEWLMLAESTLAAATNGEVFADPTGQFSKTRQGFKDMPDDVRLALISKRLGMIAQAGQYNLPRSLKRGDSAAAWLSIHEFVQATASLVFLVNVPMVVGYMPYYKWQFAALRKLSGSMFALLPNVGEQLETVMRLSSAACYGGAGFGEGGKGAATAIKKINDIVEQIAADIVKELKREHLTTSGETFLEWQRPYVEDHIASDDPVLKSL from the coding sequence ATGGCCGATGATGCGATGGACGCGCGGCTGGAGCAGGCACTGCTCGGCATGCAGGCGAAACACGCACATGATTTCGATGCGCCTGAAAACGGCCCGGCGGCTCAGGGCGGCAACGAACTGCATGACTTTGACGTGAACGAATTCCTCCACGGCCTCGACGCCATCTTCGACGCCCACAACGCCGCAGAAAAGGCGGGCCCGTATCTTGAACAAGCGGCGGTCGACGCGGAAAACGCCGGAGACGAAGCCGGACTGCTGACCGTACTCAACGAGACGATGGGGTTCTACCGCTCGCAAGGCCGTCACAAGGAGAACCAGTGGATCGTGCAGCGCGCGCTTGAGTTGGCCCTGCACATGGGGCTTGAGGGTACCGAAAGCTGGGCCACTACGCTGATCAATTGTGCCACTGCCATGCGCGCGGCCAAGCGGTACGATCAGGCCGAGGATCTGTATCATCAAGCGTTGGATTGCGCCAATAAGAACTTCGCTCCCAACGACCGACGCCTGGCTGCGCTGCATAATAACCTCTCCATGTTGTACAGCGAAACGAACCGATTGCCACAGGCGGAAATCGAGCTCAGGCAGGCGTTGCACATCGTCGAGGCGGCGAGCGTGAATCCTGATGCCGACATCGACGTGGCCTCGTCGAACACCAATCTGGCTCTGGTACTGCTGCAGGAGAGCAAGCTCAAGGAAGCGCACATCCATGCCACCAAAGCGTTGACCATCTATGAGACTGGCAAGCTGACGCACTCGGCGCATTATGCCTCCGCATTGGCTGGCTGTGCGCAAGTGCTGTATGTCGAACACCGATATGGCGAGGCGGCCTCTCATTACCGCAGCGCTTTGGCGGTGATCGCCGAATGCTATGGCAAGGACACCGATTACTATCGCGTCACCGAGGCGAACCTGCGCGAAGCCGAGGCGCAAATCGGTAACGATGACGTGCATGCAGCGAACAGCGCCGATGCAACCAGCACCGAAACTAATACCAACACCGATGCCACTGCCGAAATCGCTGTGTCCGGTCTCAAATTGGCACGCGCGTTCTGGACACAGGTGGGCAAGCCGATGATTACGGCACAGTATCCGCAATACGTGGGCCGCATTGCCGCCGGACTGGTGGGGCATGGTTCGGAATGCTATGGCTTTGACGACGCCTATTCTCAAGACCATGATTTTGGCCCACGCTTCTGTCTATGGCTTACCGATGATGATTATGAGGCAATCGGCGAGCAGCTCGAGGCCGATTATGAAGCACTGCCACGCGGGTTCACGATGGACGCGCAAGGCCGTGTGACATTTATCGATATACCGTTCTCCCCCACCACGCCCCGCGCACAAGGTGCCAACCGCCGTGACGGCGTGTTCCGCATCGGTGACTTCTTTGAGTCGATCACCGGGTATCGCACTGCGCCCGCGCAAACCGCGCCGCACGAGTGGCTGATGCTGGCTGAATCGACTCTGGCCGCAGCCACCAATGGCGAAGTATTCGCAGACCCCACTGGGCAGTTCTCCAAAACACGCCAAGGGTTCAAGGATATGCCCGACGACGTGCGGCTTGCCTTGATTTCCAAGCGATTGGGCATGATCGCCCAGGCCGGTCAATATAATCTTCCGCGTTCGTTGAAACGCGGCGACAGCGCGGCCGCATGGCTGTCCATCCACGAGTTCGTGCAGGCCACCGCCTCGTTGGTGTTCCTGGTTAACGTGCCGATGGTGGTGGGCTATATGCCGTATTACAAGTGGCAGTTCGCAGCATTGCGCAAGCTGTCTGGCTCGATGTTCGCGCTGTTGCCGAACGTGGGCGAACAGTTGGAAACCGTGATGCGATTGAGTTCGGCAGCCTGCTATGGCGGGGCCGGATTCGGCGAAGGCGGCAAGGGCGCGGCTACAGCAATCAAGAAAATCAACGATATCGTGGAGCAGATTGCGGCGGATATCGTCAAGGAACTCAAACGCGAACACCTGACCACGTCCGGCGAGACCTTCCTCGAATGGCAGCGCCCGTATGTCGAGGACCACATCGCCTCTGATGATCCGGTGCTTAAAAGTTTGTAG
- a CDS encoding DUF4125 family protein gives MTNELTDDELREAIVLHEWDQFQRTNNEGGRAACQGNWPVFHQMRLAQFLTWERPLLTSYAADLDAADHVGRNLVTEKYGRMMASTAPEDFTKNIEPYIPRLSEERVARQEQVIAQQVAWAKDFRERYPKLGEAMRVLTTTDDTPSATSFETYLRGELGTYSDQTFERYEAMIGERAAASLQRNITEETLLHTVQLGGFDTLEEAEASQA, from the coding sequence ATGACCAACGAACTGACTGATGATGAACTGCGCGAGGCTATTGTGCTCCATGAATGGGATCAGTTCCAGCGCACCAACAATGAGGGTGGACGCGCGGCATGCCAAGGTAACTGGCCGGTGTTCCACCAGATGCGGTTGGCCCAGTTCCTCACATGGGAACGGCCATTACTCACCAGCTATGCCGCTGATCTTGACGCGGCCGACCACGTGGGCCGCAACCTCGTGACCGAAAAATACGGCCGCATGATGGCCTCCACCGCGCCGGAAGATTTCACGAAGAACATAGAGCCGTATATTCCGCGTCTCTCTGAAGAGCGCGTGGCCCGTCAGGAACAGGTCATCGCCCAGCAGGTCGCCTGGGCCAAGGATTTCCGCGAGCGCTACCCCAAGCTCGGCGAGGCGATGCGCGTACTCACCACCACCGACGACACACCATCTGCCACCTCATTCGAAACCTATCTGCGCGGCGAGCTTGGTACGTATTCCGACCAGACCTTCGAACGTTACGAAGCGATGATTGGCGAGCGGGCCGCAGCCAGCCTGCAACGCAATATCACTGAGGAAACCTTGTTGCACACGGTCCAGCTCGGCGGTTTCGACACCTTGGAGGAGGCCGAAGCCTCCCAAGCGTAA
- the galE gene encoding UDP-glucose 4-epimerase GalE has product MTTVLVTGGAGFIATHTDIELLNKGYDVISVDNYGNSSPVALERVEQITGKPVKRYDGDVRDEALMERVFTENDIDWVIHFAGLKAVGESVAKPIEYYDNNLYSTLVLLKTMRKHGVKKIIFSSSATVYGSPKELPITEETPTGGTTNPYGTSKLFQEQILRDVHVADPSWTIVLLRYFNPVGAHESGLLGEDPKGIPANLTPYVAKVAVGELKEVQVYGDDYDTPDGTGVRDYIHVVDLAKGHVAVIDHIDKEGVFVYNLGTGHGYSVLEVIKAYEKAAGHPISYTIKPRRPGDIAACYADASKAEKELGWKAELTIDDMASSSLNWQTKNPNGFRDAE; this is encoded by the coding sequence ATGACCACTGTCCTGGTTACGGGCGGCGCCGGATTCATCGCCACCCACACCGATATCGAGCTGCTCAACAAGGGCTACGATGTGATTTCCGTAGACAACTACGGCAATTCGTCTCCCGTCGCGCTTGAGCGAGTCGAGCAAATCACCGGCAAGCCGGTCAAGCGTTATGATGGCGACGTGCGCGACGAGGCGCTCATGGAGCGTGTCTTCACCGAGAACGACATCGACTGGGTCATTCATTTCGCCGGACTCAAGGCCGTGGGCGAGTCCGTGGCCAAGCCGATCGAATACTACGACAACAACCTGTACTCCACGCTCGTGCTGCTGAAGACGATGAGGAAGCACGGCGTCAAGAAGATCATCTTCTCCTCCTCCGCCACCGTGTACGGTTCGCCGAAGGAACTGCCGATCACCGAGGAGACGCCGACCGGCGGCACCACCAACCCGTACGGCACCTCCAAGCTGTTCCAGGAGCAGATTCTGCGCGATGTGCATGTGGCCGACCCCTCCTGGACCATCGTGCTGTTGCGTTACTTCAACCCCGTCGGCGCGCATGAATCCGGTTTGCTGGGCGAGGACCCGAAGGGCATTCCGGCGAATCTCACCCCGTACGTGGCCAAGGTCGCGGTCGGCGAGCTCAAGGAAGTCCAGGTCTATGGCGACGACTACGACACGCCCGACGGCACTGGTGTGCGTGACTACATCCACGTGGTCGACCTGGCCAAGGGCCATGTGGCCGTCATCGACCACATCGACAAGGAAGGCGTGTTCGTCTACAACCTGGGTACCGGCCACGGCTACTCCGTGCTTGAGGTCATCAAGGCCTACGAGAAGGCCGCCGGCCATCCGATTTCGTACACGATCAAGCCGCGTCGCCCCGGTGACATCGCCGCCTGCTACGCCGACGCTTCCAAGGCAGAGAAGGAGCTTGGCTGGAAGGCCGAGCTGACCATCGACGACATGGCCTCCTCCTCCCTCAACTGGCAGACCAAGAACCCCAACGGTTTCCGCGACGCGGAGTGA
- a CDS encoding UDP-glucose--hexose-1-phosphate uridylyltransferase: MNDRLTTVYASIDALIDYALAHLDLDPRNADWARNRIFALFDLDSYPGAEATSCRPCRGEEDRCAQGPEGSVGRARIVPDALLSAFRAAAVDCGLFEAQEGPMYADIVMGLLSANPADLDDRFLLVEHRDGGMAAMQWFYDYCVANNYVKRAQLDRNPRFDSHGLTVTINLAKPEFKNMKKAAAGNAVAGGYPKCTICHENEGFAGRDKRTLRTLPVTLGGESWFWQFSPYGYFDQHGICVNTDHTPMHVDRDTFGHLLDFVDRFPGYFLGCNAALPRIGGSVLAHDHYQGGGELLPMHKAATWSAFTLADYPDAVVEILDWPGTAVRVVSKNRQSIIDVSDIIREAWVGYDDAANGIASHDADGNRQSALSPSAIITKRGYEMSLIFRNNAISDEYPEGIFHAHPEYWPVKQEPIGLIEAQGLFILPGRLVDQLGIVEEALAEGRDLPDEVSEFSLEWGELAETLAGNRDREAIRQAIHDELGSVCYRILGNTAVFKQKATTQTFLESLGFAAR, from the coding sequence ATGAACGATCGGTTGACCACGGTGTACGCAAGCATCGACGCGCTGATCGACTATGCGCTCGCCCACCTTGACCTCGATCCCCGCAACGCGGACTGGGCGCGGAATCGGATTTTCGCCCTGTTCGATCTGGATTCCTATCCCGGTGCCGAAGCGACCTCGTGTCGTCCGTGCCGCGGTGAGGAGGACCGTTGCGCACAGGGGCCCGAGGGGTCTGTCGGTCGCGCCCGCATCGTTCCCGACGCCTTGCTCTCCGCTTTTCGCGCCGCAGCGGTGGATTGCGGCTTGTTTGAAGCGCAGGAGGGCCCGATGTACGCCGACATCGTCATGGGGCTGCTCTCCGCCAACCCCGCCGATCTCGACGACCGGTTCCTGCTTGTCGAGCATCGGGACGGCGGCATGGCCGCGATGCAATGGTTCTACGACTACTGCGTGGCCAACAACTATGTCAAGCGCGCCCAGCTCGACCGGAACCCGCGCTTCGACTCGCACGGGCTGACGGTTACCATCAACCTCGCTAAACCCGAATTCAAGAACATGAAGAAGGCGGCGGCGGGCAACGCCGTGGCCGGCGGGTATCCGAAATGCACGATCTGCCATGAGAACGAGGGTTTTGCGGGACGTGACAAGCGCACCCTGCGCACCCTGCCGGTCACGCTCGGCGGCGAGTCATGGTTCTGGCAGTTCTCGCCCTACGGCTACTTCGATCAGCACGGCATCTGCGTGAACACCGACCACACGCCGATGCATGTGGACCGCGATACCTTCGGCCACCTGCTCGACTTCGTGGACCGCTTCCCCGGATACTTCCTCGGATGCAACGCCGCGCTGCCTCGCATCGGCGGCTCGGTGCTCGCCCATGACCACTACCAGGGTGGCGGCGAACTGCTGCCGATGCACAAGGCCGCCACCTGGTCCGCCTTCACGCTCGCCGACTATCCGGACGCCGTGGTTGAAATCCTTGACTGGCCCGGCACCGCCGTGCGCGTGGTGTCGAAAAACCGCCAGAGCATCATCGATGTATCCGACATCATCCGCGAGGCATGGGTCGGCTATGACGACGCGGCGAACGGCATCGCCAGCCATGACGCGGACGGCAACCGCCAATCCGCCCTCTCGCCCAGCGCAATCATCACCAAACGCGGCTATGAGATGAGTCTCATCTTCCGCAACAATGCGATCAGCGACGAGTATCCGGAAGGTATCTTCCATGCACACCCCGAATACTGGCCGGTCAAGCAGGAACCAATCGGACTGATCGAGGCTCAAGGCCTGTTCATCCTGCCCGGACGGCTCGTCGACCAGCTCGGCATCGTCGAGGAGGCGCTCGCCGAAGGCCGCGACCTGCCCGATGAAGTCAGCGAATTCAGTCTCGAATGGGGCGAACTCGCTGAAACATTGGCCGGAAACCGCGACCGCGAGGCCATTCGCCAAGCCATACACGACGAGCTCGGCAGCGTCTGCTACCGCATCCTCGGCAACACGGCCGTCTTCAAGCAGAAAGCCACCACGCAAACATTCCTCGAAAGCCTTGGTTTTGCCGCTAGGTGA
- a CDS encoding PspC domain-containing protein, protein MSNPNANPYQPQPQPGPQKNKTSRRFFTWVRSSGLVRGDDRWIGGVCSGIALRLGWSPTLVRALVIVCTLFFGFGAALYALGWFLMPDVRDGHILAEDLIAGQWDWNCLGCFLFLAVAIVIPGAGWVCIALAALALWLLAKSGIRQQEGYGFRASATRPVSQPVSYPAPQPVSYPAAQPVPQSPLYSAPQPVSQPVSRTETSVSQPFYQSVTGAVPGAVPGVMPSTVPNGPFAHDRMNATAYAPTESKRRKPAGPIVVLSILGLTFLSFAGLMGLIWVNDMGIIGIMRLSTIWIAAVCIVMGLVVIILGFKGRRTGGLIPLGLVAGGCALCMTIVSGTSGVYYRDFGASGINTVVSLSQSVSARNSDGMNDVQKDGIFVADASDATFETLQQGVAFSGENYNTDQAIIDWSDWGKIHGPHTVKMLDGKTSISNCPVGTITIAATQAQVHIVLPDSCTYAFGTADSYSTSSGVGGKYEMVYNNYMGLSFGFFEAESATNPMNGPDYEWLDKGSAMPDNGPELKINIPYAVEARVNVVYASGWKGSTFQPLADIYDGNSTSKNTTEQSE, encoded by the coding sequence ATGAGCAATCCAAACGCGAATCCGTATCAGCCACAGCCGCAGCCTGGTCCGCAAAAAAACAAGACATCGCGACGCTTCTTCACTTGGGTGCGATCCAGTGGACTGGTTCGCGGCGACGACCGGTGGATCGGCGGCGTATGCAGCGGCATCGCTTTACGGCTTGGCTGGAGCCCCACACTAGTACGTGCGTTGGTGATTGTATGTACATTGTTCTTCGGTTTTGGCGCAGCTCTGTACGCACTCGGCTGGTTTCTGATGCCGGATGTACGCGATGGGCACATCTTGGCCGAGGACCTCATTGCCGGCCAATGGGACTGGAATTGTCTTGGATGCTTCCTGTTCCTCGCCGTGGCAATCGTGATTCCAGGTGCGGGGTGGGTTTGTATTGCGCTCGCCGCCTTAGCGCTTTGGTTGTTAGCCAAGAGCGGCATTCGCCAGCAGGAAGGGTACGGATTCAGGGCATCTGCGACGCGACCGGTTTCACAGCCTGTGTCATATCCAGCTCCACAGCCTGTCTCATATCCAGCCGCGCAACCGGTCCCTCAATCTCCTTTGTATTCAGCTCCGCAACCTGTTTCACAACCTGTTTCACGAACCGAGACTAGTGTTTCACAGCCTTTCTATCAGTCGGTGACCGGCGCGGTGCCCGGCGCGGTGCCCGGCGTGATGCCCAGCACAGTACCCAACGGGCCGTTTGCCCACGACCGTATGAATGCGACGGCCTATGCCCCCACCGAGTCCAAGCGCCGCAAGCCGGCGGGCCCAATCGTGGTCTTGAGCATACTGGGCCTTACCTTCCTCTCCTTTGCCGGTCTGATGGGACTGATTTGGGTAAACGACATGGGCATTATCGGCATTATGCGTCTGAGCACCATCTGGATTGCCGCAGTATGCATAGTGATGGGGCTGGTGGTCATCATTCTCGGATTCAAAGGACGGCGTACCGGTGGTCTGATTCCTCTCGGACTGGTTGCCGGTGGATGCGCGCTCTGCATGACCATCGTTTCAGGCACGTCTGGCGTGTACTACCGTGATTTTGGTGCCAGCGGCATCAATACTGTTGTTTCACTGAGCCAATCTGTCAGTGCGAGAAACAGCGATGGCATGAACGATGTGCAAAAGGATGGCATCTTCGTTGCCGATGCCAGCGATGCCACGTTCGAAACATTGCAGCAAGGTGTGGCGTTCAGCGGTGAAAACTACAACACCGATCAGGCGATCATTGATTGGTCCGATTGGGGCAAGATACATGGGCCGCACACGGTGAAGATGCTGGATGGCAAAACTTCCATCAGTAATTGCCCGGTCGGTACCATCACCATAGCCGCAACACAGGCGCAAGTGCATATCGTTCTGCCGGATTCCTGCACTTACGCCTTCGGCACCGCCGACTCCTACTCCACTTCGAGTGGCGTTGGCGGCAAATACGAGATGGTATACAACAACTACATGGGTCTAAGCTTTGGTTTCTTCGAAGCTGAAAGCGCCACCAATCCCATGAATGGGCCTGATTACGAATGGTTGGATAAGGGATCCGCCATGCCGGACAACGGCCCAGAATTAAAAATCAATATTCCCTATGCGGTGGAAGCACGTGTCAACGTGGTGTACGCCTCCGGTTGGAAAGGCTCCACGTTCCAGCCGCTTGCCGATATATACGACGGCAACAGTACAAGCAAGAACACAACCGAACAATCGGAATGA
- a CDS encoding alpha/beta hydrolase family protein, protein MKRISARRVVSVIATAMAMTLVFATLGWAMMPQWNTRPYTKHIVIASADTTITPAHADIPHEGRYRTRETRLSIKTGDGVTLPAVLREPVDAPGPRPACLFIHGSGTSGAEDFGDIANAMASAGIVTLVPAKRNDNYTVLHRDYPRFAREYGRSLDVLRGISGVDPAKTGIYAESEGTWIATILTSKRQDIAFAILTSAPVFNGREQMAMAVSAYTHEAGAPKPVVKDMAKLMSLDYAPFDLAYADFDADRYLKSLTMPVLVNYGTYDTAMPIEQGAQRIIATANKSGNENVTVRYFAGNHQMRAGEGLFTPNLPLAEGYTQALENWVNGVTAGTKADGWATPQVAGATPHQRFAAPQRTRSGIVGSLGVLAGLMVAGPVLIVMAAILGIGLTVFSWLQTLLAGRRSVATVRAMHATPSGLGVAPRLMLHGIAGLSAGIGTAVMVITGLLYGYMSAVGVSAVLVMPQPRLFAVGWVVLRIATMLLVVLFAWEMERVWYCRADIVGVRRVICVMVALGTLTTLMTLAFWGLFSL, encoded by the coding sequence ATGAAGCGGATTTCGGCGCGGCGGGTAGTGAGCGTCATCGCCACCGCGATGGCGATGACGCTGGTATTCGCCACACTTGGCTGGGCGATGATGCCGCAATGGAACACACGGCCCTACACCAAGCACATCGTTATCGCTTCTGCCGACACCACCATCACCCCTGCCCATGCGGACATTCCCCACGAGGGGCGATATCGTACGCGTGAAACCCGACTATCCATCAAGACCGGCGATGGCGTCACGCTACCCGCCGTACTACGTGAACCGGTCGACGCTCCCGGGCCACGCCCGGCTTGTCTGTTCATTCACGGGTCCGGTACCAGCGGTGCCGAGGATTTCGGCGATATCGCCAACGCCATGGCCTCTGCCGGTATCGTGACCTTGGTGCCGGCCAAGCGCAACGACAACTACACCGTGCTGCATCGCGACTACCCGCGTTTTGCTCGCGAATACGGGCGTTCGCTCGACGTGTTGCGTGGCATAAGCGGCGTGGACCCCGCCAAAACCGGCATCTACGCTGAATCCGAAGGCACCTGGATTGCCACGATTCTAACCTCGAAACGGCAAGACATTGCCTTTGCCATACTTACATCCGCACCGGTGTTCAATGGACGTGAGCAAATGGCCATGGCTGTCAGCGCCTATACGCATGAGGCCGGCGCGCCCAAGCCCGTGGTCAAAGACATGGCCAAATTGATGTCGCTGGACTACGCGCCATTCGATCTAGCCTATGCCGACTTTGATGCCGACCGGTATCTGAAATCCCTCACCATGCCGGTGCTGGTGAACTACGGCACCTACGATACGGCCATGCCCATCGAACAGGGGGCGCAGCGGATCATCGCCACGGCCAACAAGTCCGGCAACGAGAACGTCACCGTACGCTATTTTGCCGGCAACCATCAGATGCGGGCTGGTGAGGGCTTATTCACCCCGAACCTGCCATTGGCCGAAGGCTATACGCAAGCGCTGGAAAATTGGGTGAACGGTGTGACCGCCGGAACCAAAGCCGATGGATGGGCAACGCCCCAAGTCGCCGGTGCAACACCTCACCAGCGCTTCGCCGCGCCGCAACGTACCAGATCCGGTATCGTCGGCTCGCTCGGCGTGCTGGCCGGTCTGATGGTGGCAGGGCCCGTGCTGATCGTGATGGCGGCGATATTAGGTATTGGCCTGACTGTGTTTTCTTGGCTACAGACGTTGCTGGCCGGGCGACGTAGTGTGGCGACTGTGCGGGCCATGCATGCGACGCCGAGTGGGCTGGGGGTCGCCCCGCGGCTCATGTTGCACGGCATTGCCGGCTTATCTGCCGGTATCGGCACAGCGGTGATGGTGATTACTGGGCTGTTGTACGGCTATATGAGCGCCGTAGGCGTATCGGCTGTATTGGTTATGCCTCAACCGCGGCTGTTTGCCGTCGGATGGGTGGTGCTGCGAATAGCGACCATGCTGTTGGTGGTGCTGTTTGCTTGGGAAATGGAACGTGTCTGGTATTGCCGCGCCGATATCGTCGGTGTACGGCGCGTCATATGCGTGATGGTAGCGCTCGGCACTCTCACCACACTGATGACACTGGCATTCTGGGGCCTATTCTCGCTGTAA